A window of Thalassophryne amazonica chromosome 21, fThaAma1.1, whole genome shotgun sequence contains these coding sequences:
- the LOC117502781 gene encoding LOW QUALITY PROTEIN: adhesion G-protein coupled receptor F1-like (The sequence of the model RefSeq protein was modified relative to this genomic sequence to represent the inferred CDS: inserted 1 base in 1 codon) gives MFFSGFQLEMSVTLNKTYTTGLGDSTSAEYKELTSKIEPELNDGYSKLTGFIKSFIRKYSPGSIITAFVVETRVISGEIISANDNLPKEINVVAPVIGIVSAYYNSSEPLSFPSITYTGSKLNVTCSQPHNLDVGQLSDSVWKINGNKIKDNSRMKIITSGRASTLNIDYIHILQDLRRYECTLVGKALNFLQQGDLQGVAIRQAPXCRMPSRVNVGCIEGRTEHLVCCVQSNFRVKLFGETDVLGTKVIPNEIGDYCIQHDYTLKNCNTPQKSFVCRVDDPKGYEVTTTIDIFIGAAVCNNTKYGSGQVDNISIIECDPDYIGSKTAVCECNREWKLKEDTCILIVIYELLIESQDLVALSVPVFVAKVNEIVQNNAEAITNSSATILAVVRILNSVASVATTVNKTVMEDILQTVEIIIGDDARESWDILNANETLNASSTLLASLESLSEVLVGEFTIQTQNILLNRTTFDNSFSANLNSTVTIDIPNTNTVDIFITTIVFATLRNALPPRNASFNVSSFSVTTNKTLNDTINAAVMLVSTNATINNVTMRFTKVNNSLNQNAQCVFWNFRLLDDLGAWDHEGCTFVSDIDNIITCNCSHLTSFSILMATSIPESLRLILDIITYIGVGISLASLLICLIIEGYVWKTVTRNSTAFMRHVSVVNIALALLIADICFIIGAAVAKNPGENPGEDYHTPVGPCSTATFFMHFFYLALFFWMLVSALLLLYRTLLVFSHMSKKAMLAVGFSLGYGCPLIIAVVTVAVTAPGNMYIRRSEACWLNWHESMALLAFVVPALVIVLINFIILIVVLIKMLRRGAGDASQPGEKNALIVILRCVAFLTPLFGLTWGLGVGTMTSPTNKGIHIAFAFLNSLQSTSGNVSSSSGLNFLNRLPGRRSNVYRTTQAANSNSAGASESFINP, from the exons ATGTTCTTTTCAg GATTCCAATTGGAAATGTCAGTCACATTAAACAAGACTTACACAACAGGACTGGGTGACTCTACAAGTGCTGAATACAAGGAACTTACTTCAAAGATTGAGCCAGAG TTAAATGACGGATACAGTAAACTAACAGGATTCATCAAGTCTTTCATACGGAAATACAG CCCAGGAAGCATAATTACTGCATTTGTTGTGGAAACAAGAGTTATTTCTGGTGAAATTATTAGCGCAAATGACAACCTTCCAAAAGAAATAAATGTTGTTGCTCCAGTCATTGGAATAGTTTCTGCATATTACAACA GTTCTGAGCCACTCAGCTTTCCAAGCATCACCTACACCGGCAGCAAACTAAACGTGACATGTAGTCAACCTCACAACTTAGATGTGGGACAGCTGTCTGATTCTGTGTGGAAAATAAATGGAAACAAAATCAAAGATAATTCCAGGATGAAAATAATTACATCTGGCAGGGCATCAACACTAAACATTGACT atattcacattttgcaagacctgc GGAGATATGAATGTACTCTGGTGGGAAAAGCACTGAATTTCTTACAACAAGGAGATCTTCAAGGAGTGGCGATCAGACAAGCTC AATGTCGAATGCCGAGTCGAGTTAATGTTGGATGCATCGAAGGACGAACAGAGCATCTCGTGTGCTGTGTTCAGTCCAACTTCAGAGTCAAACTGTTTGGAGAGACAGATGTTTTAGGCACAA AGGTGATTCCTAATGAAATTGGAGACTATTGCATCCAGCATGATTACACCCTGAAAAACTGCAACACACCACAAAAGAGTTTTGTGTGCAGGGTTGATGACCCAAAAGGTTACGAAGTGACAACAACAATTGACATTTTCATAGGGG CTGCTGTATGTAATAACACTAAGTATGGAAGTGGACAAGTTGATAACATATCAATAATCGAATGTGATCCAGATTACATTGGAAGCAAAACCGCTGTCTGTGAGTGCAATAGGGAGTGGAAACTGAAGGAGGACACTTGCATCCTAATAGTAATCTACGAATTGTTGATTGAGTCACAG GATTTGGTTGCATTAAGTGTACCAGTATTTGTGGCCAAGGTAAATGAAATTGTCCAGAACAACGCAGAAGcaattacaaattcatctgcaACCATCCTGGCTGTTGTTAGAATTCTGAACAGTGTTGCCAGTGTTGCAACTACTGTCAACAAGACTGTCATGGAG GATATACTACAAACAGTGGAAATCATCATTGGTGATGATGCAAGGGAGTCTTGGGACATTCTTAATGCAAATGAAACCCTGAATGCCAGCTCCACTTTGCTGGCTTCTTTGGAGAGTCTGTCTGAAGTGCTGGTTGGAGAATTTACCATTCAAACTCAAAACATCCTCCTTAACAGAACCACCTTTGACAACTCCTTCAGTGCAAACCTGAACTCCACTGTCACCATTGACATTCCAAACACAAATACCGTTGACATTTTTATCACCACCATTGTCTTTGCCACCTTGCGTAATGCCCTACCACCACGGAACGCTAGCTTCAATGTCAGCAGCTTCAGTGTTACCACCAACAAAACTCTCAATGACACCATCAACGCTGCTGTGATGCTTGTCTCAACAAATGCAACGATTAATAATGTCACCATGAGGTTTACCAAAGTGAACAACTCCCTGAATCAAAACGCACAGTGCGTCTTCTGGAACTTCAGACTTCTTGATGATCTTGGTGCATGGGACCATGAAGGATGCACATTTGTCTCTGACATAGACAATATCATAACATGCAACTGCAGCCATCTCACCTCCTTCTCAATTCTGATGGCAACCAGCATCCCTGAGTCGCTCAGACTGATTTTGGATATCATCACTTATATTGGAGTGGGGATATCGTTGGCAAGCCTACTTATTTGTCTCATTATTGAAGGATATGTTTGGAAAACGGTGACCAGGAACAGCACTGCTTTCATGCGCCATGTTTCAGTTGTTAATATTGCACTGGCGCTGTTGATTGCGGACATCTGCTTCATCATTGGTGCCGCGGTTGCTAAAAATCCTGGCGAAAACCCAGGAGAAGACTATCATACTCCAGTTGGACCATGTAGCACTGCGACATTTTTTATGCACTTCTTTTACCTTGCCCTGTTCTTTTGGATGCTTGTGTCAGCACTTCTCCTGCTTTACCGCACACTCCTGGTCTTCTCCCACATGTCCAAGAAAGCCATGTTGGCTGTCGGATTCAGCTTGGGCTACGGTTGCCCTTTAATTATAGCTGTTGTTACAGTTGCCGTCACTGCACCAGGAAACATGTACATCAGGAGGTCTGAGGCCTGTTGGCTCAACTGGCACGAGTCCATGGCCCTGTTGGCCTTTGTAGTTCCTGCCTTAGTCATAGTCTTAATCAACTTCATAATCCTAATCGTGGTTTTAATTAAAATGCTGAGAAGAGGTGCTGGAGATGCTTCCCAGCCAGGTGAGAAGAATGCACTGATAGTCATTCTTCGATGTGTGGCCTTTTTGACTCCTTTGTTTGGACTGACTTGGGGTTTGGGAGTCGGAACCATGACGTCACCAACAAATAAAGGAATCCATATTGCCTTTGCCTTCCTCAATTCACTGCAG